Proteins co-encoded in one Cytobacillus sp. NJ13 genomic window:
- a CDS encoding APC family permease, whose amino-acid sequence MEERVQLEKTFKPQWVWAIALGSAIGWGAFILPAEWMGKAGPIGAVIGLTIGALLMMVIAVSYGVLIEKYPVSGGEFAYAYIGFGRKHAFICGWFLTLGYICIVALNASALALLGKFMLPSLTNIGLLYEIGGWQVYLGEVVIATAALLIFAYFNIKGASISGSLQYIFCIILVAGVFLLTISMILSPSSDLSNLQPFFKPGIPALSGIIAIIAIAPWAYVGFDNIPQAAEEFDFPPKKAFKLIIYSLIVACALYSFMIIATAVAMPWQNLVAGKPIWGTGDVISDTLGAFGVLLLAISLCMGVFTGLNGFYVSSSRLLFAMGRAKVVPKAFSKLHPKHGTPYVGVLFTCALCLFAPWFGRPVLLWIVDMSATGVTIAYFYTCYTAYKLFSWTKAADGKMVSPGKKLVALIGALSGLAFLGLLLVPGSSSALGAPSLIALIVWTVLGLAFYLYKRKEYNQIPKSTLDYYILGSTDPNGMEDKTDSQASIKIDA is encoded by the coding sequence ATGGAAGAAAGGGTACAGCTGGAAAAAACGTTTAAGCCGCAATGGGTTTGGGCTATTGCACTTGGTTCTGCCATTGGCTGGGGAGCCTTTATTCTGCCGGCTGAATGGATGGGGAAAGCAGGGCCAATTGGTGCGGTAATCGGATTAACCATTGGTGCTTTGTTAATGATGGTGATTGCCGTCAGCTATGGAGTTCTAATTGAAAAGTATCCTGTTTCCGGTGGTGAGTTTGCTTATGCCTATATCGGGTTTGGGAGGAAACATGCCTTTATTTGCGGATGGTTTCTAACACTTGGCTATATCTGTATTGTCGCCCTGAATGCATCTGCATTGGCATTGCTCGGAAAGTTTATGCTTCCCTCGCTGACAAACATCGGCTTGCTATATGAAATTGGCGGCTGGCAGGTATATCTGGGTGAAGTAGTAATAGCGACTGCTGCACTTCTAATCTTTGCCTATTTTAATATAAAGGGTGCTTCCATTTCTGGCAGTCTCCAATATATATTCTGTATTATCCTCGTTGCTGGTGTGTTTCTTCTCACCATCAGCATGATTTTAAGTCCATCTTCAGATCTGTCAAATCTTCAGCCTTTTTTTAAACCGGGGATTCCTGCTCTTTCTGGAATCATCGCAATCATTGCTATTGCTCCATGGGCATATGTTGGGTTTGATAACATCCCGCAGGCGGCTGAAGAGTTTGATTTTCCTCCCAAAAAGGCATTTAAGCTTATTATTTATTCGTTAATTGTAGCTTGTGCTCTATACTCCTTTATGATTATTGCAACAGCAGTGGCAATGCCATGGCAAAACCTTGTTGCCGGTAAGCCGATTTGGGGGACAGGTGATGTCATCTCTGATACTTTAGGTGCCTTCGGAGTGCTTCTGCTCGCAATCTCCCTTTGTATGGGAGTATTCACAGGGCTTAACGGATTCTATGTATCTTCCAGCCGTTTATTGTTTGCGATGGGGAGAGCTAAAGTAGTTCCTAAAGCATTTTCCAAGCTTCACCCGAAGCATGGCACACCTTATGTAGGAGTCCTGTTCACATGTGCCCTGTGCCTGTTTGCTCCGTGGTTTGGCAGGCCCGTCCTATTATGGATTGTTGACATGTCAGCAACAGGAGTAACCATTGCATACTTTTATACTTGTTACACAGCCTATAAGCTATTCAGCTGGACAAAAGCAGCCGATGGGAAAATGGTCTCACCCGGCAAAAAACTGGTTGCTCTGATAGGTGCACTAAGCGGACTTGCATTTCTTGGATTGCTGCTCGTTCCCGGGTCTTCATCAGCGCTTGGAGCACCTTCACTGATCGCCTTAATCGTTTGGACAGTATTAGGATTAGCTTTCTATCTATATAAAAGGAAAGAATACAATCAAATACCTAAAAGTACACTTGATTATTATATTTTAGGCAGTACAGATCCAAATGGGATGGAAGATAAGACTGATAGCCAGGCTAGTATCAAAATAGATGCTTAA
- a CDS encoding selenium metabolism-associated LysR family transcriptional regulator produces MNLDYLKVFYVTANNKSFSQTAKDLHLSQSSVSLQIKQLEEQWDCQLFERTTKKISLTPAGEILYHKVKKLIALMNETENELEELKGSVHGDLKVGASLTIGEHVLPFLLADFSSLYPKVSLHLNVYNSRHIVEKLLNHEINLGFIESMLSYPAFKQVPFAKDELIIIASPENKFIKTDNITIEELLSVPIIIREKGSGTRQVMEDSFRRCHVDASKLNVIMELKHTEAIKSCVEAGLGISIISKSAVKKELRLGTLKQLNIDGITMQRDFYMIYHEEALKHTSRKLMEFISSRQ; encoded by the coding sequence ATGAACCTCGACTATTTGAAAGTATTTTATGTCACAGCAAATAATAAAAGTTTTTCCCAGACTGCCAAGGATCTTCACCTCTCTCAATCCAGTGTCAGCCTTCAAATCAAACAACTCGAAGAACAGTGGGATTGTCAGCTCTTTGAACGGACAACAAAAAAAATCTCACTGACTCCTGCAGGCGAAATCCTCTATCATAAAGTCAAAAAGCTGATAGCTTTAATGAATGAAACTGAAAATGAACTTGAAGAATTAAAGGGAAGTGTACATGGGGACTTAAAGGTCGGAGCCAGCTTAACAATCGGGGAGCATGTACTCCCCTTTTTATTAGCTGACTTTTCGAGTCTCTATCCAAAAGTCAGCTTGCATTTAAATGTATATAACTCCAGGCATATCGTTGAGAAGCTGTTAAACCATGAAATCAATTTAGGGTTCATTGAATCCATGCTCTCCTACCCAGCCTTTAAACAAGTTCCTTTTGCCAAAGATGAGTTGATTATCATAGCCTCTCCTGAGAATAAATTCATTAAGACGGACAATATAACCATTGAGGAGCTGCTGTCAGTTCCTATTATTATCCGGGAAAAAGGTTCAGGAACAAGGCAAGTGATGGAGGATTCCTTTAGAAGATGCCATGTAGATGCATCCAAATTGAATGTCATTATGGAGCTGAAACACACCGAAGCCATTAAATCCTGCGTAGAAGCGGGATTAGGAATTTCCATCATCTCAAAATCTGCTGTAAAAAAAGAACTTCGGCTCGGAACTTTAAAACAATTAAATATAGACGGAATTACAATGCAGCGGGACTTTTACATGATCTATCATGAGGAAGCACTGAAACATACCAGCAGGAAGCTGATGGAATTTATATCATCAAGACAATAA
- a CDS encoding putative sulfate exporter family transporter — protein sequence MEAQKIQEYVIEEPKKKQKTIGFAKGLLLTLLLAVLAGQIANLPFFSILGIMILSILLGGIWGNTLSVPADAHSGVQFSSKVLLRAGIILLGFRLNLQEIISAGFSIMIIDVVVIVFTMSFILLLGKAFRINKKLSALLAAGTAICGAAAIIAIAPIVKSKEEQTAVAVSCIAVLGTIGAILYIVLFPLLPISEQEYGVLAGATLHELAHVVAAGVPGGDVSSDSAILVKLGRVLLLIPVALIISIVYSRKNGGKSRNIGKLPIPWFIFGFLLTSLINTIFSIPGSVISILLLLSTYLLAMGMAGLGLNIKWKDFVKVGFKPVAVAIAGFLGLLAITPLLLLIYKIF from the coding sequence GTGGAAGCTCAAAAAATTCAAGAATATGTAATAGAAGAACCTAAAAAAAAACAAAAGACTATCGGGTTTGCGAAAGGATTATTGCTGACCCTCCTCCTTGCGGTTCTGGCTGGCCAAATTGCCAATCTACCCTTTTTCTCCATTCTCGGAATCATGATCCTCTCCATTCTGCTGGGAGGCATTTGGGGAAATACGCTATCTGTACCTGCGGACGCTCATTCAGGTGTACAGTTCTCAAGCAAGGTATTGCTTCGTGCAGGGATTATTTTACTGGGCTTTAGGCTGAATTTGCAGGAAATTATATCAGCAGGTTTTTCAATCATGATCATTGATGTTGTGGTCATCGTCTTTACCATGAGTTTCATCCTGCTTTTGGGGAAAGCGTTCAGAATCAATAAGAAATTGTCAGCTTTACTTGCTGCTGGCACTGCTATTTGCGGAGCGGCAGCCATTATTGCGATTGCGCCAATTGTCAAAAGCAAGGAAGAGCAAACCGCTGTTGCAGTTTCATGCATAGCCGTTTTAGGGACCATTGGGGCTATTTTGTATATTGTTTTATTCCCTCTGCTGCCTATTAGCGAGCAGGAATATGGTGTGTTAGCCGGTGCAACCCTGCACGAACTTGCCCATGTAGTGGCGGCAGGTGTTCCAGGCGGAGATGTCAGCAGTGACTCTGCCATTCTGGTTAAACTCGGAAGAGTATTATTGCTGATACCAGTTGCCCTTATTATCAGTATTGTTTACAGCAGAAAAAACGGCGGCAAAAGCCGGAATATAGGGAAGCTGCCAATCCCATGGTTTATATTTGGATTTCTCCTTACCAGCCTGATCAATACTATCTTCTCCATTCCCGGAAGTGTCATCAGCATTCTTTTGCTGCTTAGCACCTACCTCCTCGCAATGGGAATGGCAGGGCTTGGGCTAAATATTAAATGGAAAGACTTCGTGAAAGTAGGCTTTAAACCAGTAGCTGTTGCCATAGCAGGTTTTCTGGGTCTTCTTGCCATAACCCCTCTGCTGCTCTTGATATATAAAATTTTTTAA
- a CDS encoding DMT family transporter, whose protein sequence is MSNSRRLGLAMIISGASLWGLSGPMLQWFFQETHLSSSDYLVVRLIAAGIFTLIFLSCRKVNVFAIWKYPRHWIQLLLFAVLGMLGGQYAFIETIQVSNAVTATLFQFAGPVLITIYVAIESRRWPSKIHLLAIVTALSGIFLLITNGSLDQILLSDKALLIGFLTALGFAFYTLQPVSLIKTWGTMTIIGWGMLLGGIVLYLLTPSFSFSNMAGALNIGTLSMLISIIVISTLSFLLYIGSLKYLLPTETSLLSSIEPLVAAMISFLWLKETFGSYQLLGGVFIIAGVLFLSMKEKEEEVIILQQKGA, encoded by the coding sequence ATGAGCAATTCACGCAGGCTGGGACTGGCCATGATCATAAGCGGAGCTTCTTTGTGGGGATTATCTGGTCCAATGCTGCAGTGGTTTTTTCAGGAAACCCACTTATCATCAAGCGATTATTTAGTTGTCAGATTGATTGCGGCAGGAATTTTCACGCTCATTTTCTTATCATGCCGGAAAGTAAATGTATTTGCGATTTGGAAGTATCCCCGCCACTGGATACAGCTTCTCCTTTTTGCTGTTTTGGGGATGCTTGGAGGGCAATATGCTTTTATTGAAACCATTCAGGTGAGCAATGCAGTGACAGCAACCCTGTTCCAATTCGCTGGTCCGGTGCTGATTACGATTTATGTGGCAATTGAGTCCAGGAGATGGCCGTCCAAGATTCATTTGCTTGCCATTGTGACCGCTCTATCAGGGATTTTTCTGCTTATTACTAATGGATCTCTGGACCAGATTCTGTTATCGGATAAGGCTTTATTAATCGGGTTTTTAACGGCACTGGGATTTGCCTTTTATACATTGCAGCCTGTTTCTCTCATTAAGACCTGGGGGACGATGACGATCATCGGGTGGGGAATGCTGCTTGGCGGAATCGTCCTATATTTGCTGACGCCTTCATTCAGCTTTTCCAACATGGCAGGAGCCCTTAATATTGGCACATTATCTATGTTAATTAGCATTATTGTGATCAGCACCCTCTCTTTTTTGCTCTATATAGGGAGTCTGAAGTATCTTTTACCCACAGAAACCAGTCTTTTATCCAGTATTGAGCCTCTTGTTGCAGCTATGATATCTTTCCTGTGGCTAAAAGAAACCTTCGGAAGCTATCAATTGCTTGGCGGAGTATTCATCATTGCAGGAGTATTATTCCTTTCAATGAAAGAAAAAGAAGAAGAAGTCATTATTTTGCAGCAAAAAGGGGCTTAA
- a CDS encoding PLP-dependent aminotransferase family protein has protein sequence MSELTPNLDFTSGEALYVQLYKYIKNEIKTGNLAVMAKLPSKRKFARYLEVSENTIESAYEQLMAEGYIESKARKGYFVCEVEQYHFASENEEPFAEEKQHTEGKYIYHFTHSGVDIRTFPFSVFRKLTNQVLTKENGEVLMLGHPQGELELRNQIAKYLYKSRGVNCSSSQIILGSGTQYLMKILLQLLDGSIFAVENPGYHRKLVIFEKGMDNVRDIPLDIDGLILSKLKKSGANIVFVTPSHQFPCGMIMPIARRMQLLKWAKEKPGRYIIEDDYDSEFRYTGKPIPALQGLDKDEKVIYMGTFSKALLPSLRISYMVLPIPLLEIYQEDYFFYAQTVSRTDQEILVKFLQEEYWDKHIQKMRVVYRKKRDILIAAILSYFPPGSEVIGQDSGLHILLRPNNEMNEQQLIMKALEAGIKIYPVSQFGKNDGHTVLLGFALLSEEEIFEAIRVLARAWFEL, from the coding sequence ATGTCCGAGTTAACGCCAAATCTAGACTTTACAAGCGGTGAGGCACTATATGTGCAATTATATAAATATATTAAAAACGAAATTAAAACAGGTAATCTGGCGGTAATGGCAAAGCTCCCTTCCAAAAGGAAATTTGCCAGATATCTTGAGGTCAGTGAGAACACAATTGAATCTGCGTATGAACAGCTTATGGCTGAAGGTTATATCGAATCGAAGGCGCGCAAAGGATATTTTGTGTGTGAAGTTGAACAGTACCATTTTGCTTCAGAAAATGAAGAGCCTTTCGCTGAAGAAAAACAGCATACAGAGGGTAAGTACATTTATCATTTTACTCATTCAGGGGTGGATATCAGGACGTTCCCTTTTTCTGTTTTCCGGAAATTAACAAATCAAGTCCTGACAAAGGAAAATGGCGAGGTACTGATGCTTGGCCATCCTCAAGGTGAGCTGGAATTGCGGAACCAGATCGCGAAATATCTGTATAAATCCAGGGGTGTAAATTGTTCCTCAAGCCAAATCATTCTTGGTTCCGGGACACAATATCTAATGAAAATTTTATTGCAGCTGCTGGATGGAAGTATTTTTGCTGTCGAAAATCCGGGATATCACCGCAAGCTCGTCATCTTTGAAAAAGGAATGGACAATGTGAGGGACATTCCTCTTGATATAGATGGACTTATTTTATCAAAGCTGAAAAAATCAGGGGCAAACATTGTCTTTGTCACACCATCACACCAATTCCCTTGCGGAATGATTATGCCTATTGCCAGAAGGATGCAGCTTTTAAAATGGGCAAAGGAAAAACCTGGCCGTTATATTATTGAAGATGATTATGACAGTGAATTCCGCTACACAGGCAAGCCGATTCCGGCCCTCCAGGGATTGGATAAAGATGAAAAAGTAATTTATATGGGCACATTCTCGAAAGCTCTGCTTCCTTCTCTTAGGATTAGTTATATGGTCCTTCCGATACCTTTGCTGGAGATTTATCAGGAAGATTATTTCTTTTATGCGCAAACTGTTTCCCGGACAGATCAGGAGATTTTGGTTAAATTTCTTCAGGAGGAGTACTGGGATAAGCATATTCAGAAAATGAGGGTCGTTTATCGTAAGAAAAGAGATATCCTAATTGCTGCCATATTGAGTTATTTCCCACCAGGTTCTGAAGTAATTGGACAGGACTCAGGTTTGCACATCTTACTTCGGCCAAATAATGAAATGAATGAACAGCAGCTGATCATGAAAGCCTTAGAGGCAGGAATAAAAATTTATCCAGTATCTCAATTTGGAAAAAATGACGGTCACACTGTATTGCTTGGTTTTGCCTTACTATCCGAAGAAGAGATATTTGAAGCAATAAGGGTGTTGGCCAGGGCATGGTTTGAATTGTAA
- a CDS encoding extracellular solute-binding protein — MKKFSFLMVCLFFLAGAAGFTAYSNSGEPENSSVEAAQTEAVQVYGPGGPLGPIKEAAEKFSAETGIMVNVTAGPESNWIQQAKEDADLIYGGSEYMMQSFVFNHPGMIDEKSRTELYARAAGILVRKGNPKKIESLEDLTKPGIKIVDVNGAGQLGLWEDLAGRKGLIAGLNQNIDISVKTSAEAIDLWKTNSKLDAWITYESWHYRLKEETELIQMPDDEKIYRGTPIAITKASQHKKEAKKFIEYLQTESAHKIFQKWGWN, encoded by the coding sequence ATGAAAAAGTTTTCTTTCCTGATGGTATGTCTATTTTTTTTAGCAGGTGCAGCGGGTTTCACAGCATATTCGAACTCTGGAGAGCCGGAAAATTCTTCAGTTGAAGCCGCACAGACTGAAGCTGTTCAAGTTTATGGTCCAGGTGGTCCTTTGGGCCCGATAAAGGAGGCTGCAGAAAAGTTTTCTGCGGAAACAGGTATTATGGTGAACGTAACGGCTGGACCGGAATCCAATTGGATTCAGCAGGCAAAGGAGGATGCAGACCTGATTTACGGAGGTTCAGAGTATATGATGCAAAGCTTTGTTTTTAACCATCCTGGAATGATAGACGAAAAATCAAGAACAGAGCTGTATGCTCGTGCTGCTGGTATTCTTGTGAGAAAAGGAAATCCCAAAAAAATAGAATCCCTAGAGGATTTAACAAAGCCAGGAATTAAAATAGTGGATGTTAACGGTGCAGGCCAGCTTGGCCTTTGGGAAGACCTGGCAGGTAGAAAGGGCCTGATCGCTGGTTTAAATCAAAACATTGATATTTCAGTCAAAACCAGTGCTGAAGCCATTGATCTTTGGAAGACAAATTCAAAGCTGGATGCATGGATCACATATGAGTCCTGGCATTATCGCTTGAAAGAGGAAACAGAATTAATCCAGATGCCGGATGATGAAAAGATTTACAGAGGGACACCTATTGCTATTACCAAAGCTTCGCAGCATAAAAAAGAGGCAAAAAAATTCATAGAGTATCTGCAAACGGAATCAGCCCATAAGATTTTCCAAAAATGGGGATGGAACTAA
- a CDS encoding anti-sigma factor, whose product MENKCDNLSLYIINELTNQDKKQFEDHLLKCAKCQQELKSIQETWQMLSYDVEETEVPESLKSEVMDFVFEENKFLKHEEKIETEPISFKERILSVAKRHFSPISTAVTAILIICLIGFYWNSLQLKDTIKSLENKAADPTQIVTTYSLTGQSLAASATGSAYLLQEGTETSLVIALNNMPITKGDEVYQVWLLKNGNRQSAGTLIPDQNGSGLITYRLPPEYSFEDIGVTLEPNPFNTQPQGQKVLGT is encoded by the coding sequence ATGGAGAATAAATGTGATAATTTATCTTTATATATTATAAATGAACTTACAAACCAAGATAAAAAACAGTTCGAAGACCATCTGCTAAAATGCGCAAAATGCCAGCAGGAACTGAAATCTATACAAGAAACATGGCAAATGCTTTCTTATGATGTAGAAGAAACAGAGGTACCGGAATCATTGAAATCAGAAGTGATGGATTTTGTCTTTGAAGAAAATAAATTTCTTAAACATGAAGAAAAAATAGAAACCGAACCGATTAGCTTTAAAGAACGAATTTTATCAGTTGCCAAAAGGCATTTTTCACCCATATCTACTGCTGTAACAGCTATTTTAATCATTTGTTTAATTGGGTTTTATTGGAACAGCCTTCAATTGAAAGATACGATTAAGTCATTAGAGAATAAAGCTGCTGATCCGACACAAATTGTTACGACTTATTCCTTAACAGGGCAAAGCTTAGCTGCTTCTGCTACCGGCAGCGCATACCTTCTTCAGGAAGGTACGGAAACAAGCCTTGTCATTGCTCTGAATAATATGCCTATTACGAAGGGTGATGAGGTTTACCAAGTATGGCTGTTAAAAAACGGAAACCGGCAAAGTGCTGGCACTTTGATACCTGATCAAAACGGCAGCGGACTTATCACCTACCGCCTGCCTCCAGAATATTCGTTTGAAGATATTGGGGTTACATTGGAACCTAATCCATTTAACACTCAGCCGCAAGGACAAAAAGTGCTGGGGACCTAA
- a CDS encoding sigma-70 family RNA polymerase sigma factor, whose product MKSKSDEELIELIVQNHRPALEELYDRYVKLIYSFSIKITKGDTEKTKEIVQQVFLRLWTTKRTYNPSQGQFVNWLLTITRNISIDLIRKEQKYKGTVQLELEEWQQIQGLQSDDVQQQVSRNLLKQQIQEAKRHLSEPQQRLINLLYWEGYSLSEIAELEQKPLGTIKSRLHQALKKLRNNFNGKIGGVRHGE is encoded by the coding sequence ATGAAGTCTAAGTCAGATGAAGAACTAATAGAATTAATTGTTCAAAATCATCGGCCAGCACTTGAAGAGCTGTATGACCGATATGTAAAACTGATTTACAGCTTCTCCATAAAAATAACCAAGGGAGATACTGAAAAAACGAAAGAAATTGTTCAGCAGGTGTTCCTTCGGCTTTGGACGACAAAACGCACCTATAATCCATCACAAGGACAGTTTGTGAACTGGCTTCTTACCATAACTCGAAACATTTCCATAGATCTTATCCGTAAAGAACAAAAATATAAAGGAACGGTCCAATTGGAGCTTGAAGAATGGCAGCAAATACAAGGTCTTCAATCTGATGATGTCCAGCAGCAAGTTTCAAGAAATCTGCTAAAACAGCAGATTCAAGAAGCAAAACGACATCTCTCTGAACCACAGCAGCGCCTTATCAACTTATTATATTGGGAAGGCTACTCCTTAAGTGAAATTGCAGAACTTGAACAAAAGCCGCTGGGTACGATTAAAAGCCGCCTGCATCAGGCCTTAAAAAAGCTTCGGAATAATTTCAACGGGAAAATAGGAGGTGTTCGGCATGGAGAATAA
- a CDS encoding histidine kinase codes for MRNKWTTNIFNHLVFLNIQSKLLFMFLLAALIPLLALGAISYYQSSKVVNEQLKNYNHFAGEKIQKELDRTFNDMFFSAAAIKQYIADQTSVNLSSQEPQTYMDFKEESNLERLMEIHKKGNIKGIYLITSSGYYFGDYNIDIKSFKQREIWKQALASGKTEVSVYKSDHYKSNNPDRLIGLLMPLDTHGVLNHSYLLIEADADEIFSMVKVLEDDLKARISIQNEAGEYFYATISTRKDHSSDIIWKETTFTNNWSIRFRIPQDEFYRSSAIIFRVVMIGAVFALLLALALSFLFSRQFSSKILRLKLAMDDVSKGSLDSKPSIETEDEIGQLGYHFNRMLFQINQLVEEVKEKEAIKLEAEMRAVHYQINPHLLFNTLNIIQWKARIDGNPEISKMLTHLIMVLEGNLNFDIGLVPLEDELKALKHYLAIQELRYGAHFSFQTEMESGLGDALIPRMTLQPMIENIFFHAFEDGTGEISLHVLEKQSSFQLILKDNGKGIHQEKLESLFKKPPSLKKGGIGLDNIYQKFRFHFGKHFLIEADSEIGKGTAISIYWPKRWVKNDRQHT; via the coding sequence ATGAGAAATAAGTGGACTACCAACATTTTTAACCATTTAGTATTTTTAAATATCCAGAGTAAGCTTCTATTTATGTTTCTGCTTGCAGCATTAATTCCCTTATTGGCTTTAGGAGCCATTTCATATTATCAGTCTTCAAAAGTAGTAAACGAACAGCTTAAAAATTACAATCACTTTGCCGGTGAGAAAATACAAAAAGAACTTGACCGCACATTTAACGACATGTTTTTCAGCGCCGCGGCGATCAAGCAATATATTGCTGATCAGACATCAGTCAATCTTAGTTCTCAGGAACCGCAAACTTATATGGATTTTAAGGAAGAAAGTAATTTGGAGCGTTTAATGGAAATCCATAAAAAAGGAAACATTAAAGGGATTTATTTAATTACCTCCTCAGGTTATTATTTTGGTGATTACAATATTGATATTAAATCCTTTAAGCAAAGGGAGATATGGAAACAGGCACTTGCAAGCGGAAAAACGGAAGTTTCCGTCTATAAATCTGATCATTATAAATCAAATAATCCGGATAGATTAATCGGATTACTGATGCCTTTAGATACACATGGAGTTTTAAATCATAGTTATCTTTTAATTGAAGCGGATGCAGATGAAATTTTTTCAATGGTAAAAGTTTTAGAGGACGACCTGAAAGCCCGCATATCTATCCAAAATGAAGCGGGGGAATACTTTTATGCAACCATAAGTACAAGAAAAGATCATTCGAGTGATATCATTTGGAAGGAAACGACTTTCACCAATAACTGGAGCATCCGATTTAGAATTCCTCAGGATGAATTTTACAGGTCATCAGCAATCATTTTTCGTGTCGTTATGATCGGAGCAGTTTTTGCACTATTGCTGGCGCTCGCTTTATCTTTTTTATTTTCCAGACAATTTTCCAGCAAGATTTTAAGGTTGAAGCTTGCCATGGATGATGTGAGTAAAGGAAGCCTGGATTCAAAACCATCTATTGAGACAGAAGATGAGATAGGACAGCTAGGTTACCATTTTAATAGAATGTTATTTCAGATTAATCAGCTTGTTGAGGAAGTTAAAGAAAAAGAAGCGATTAAGCTTGAAGCTGAAATGAGAGCAGTGCACTATCAAATCAATCCCCATTTGCTTTTTAATACTTTAAATATCATTCAGTGGAAAGCCAGGATCGACGGAAACCCGGAAATTAGCAAAATGCTGACTCATCTAATTATGGTATTAGAAGGAAATCTTAATTTTGATATTGGTCTTGTTCCATTAGAAGATGAATTGAAAGCGCTTAAACACTACCTTGCTATTCAAGAATTAAGGTATGGGGCACATTTCTCCTTTCAGACTGAGATGGAAAGCGGATTAGGAGACGCTTTGATTCCCCGAATGACTCTTCAGCCGATGATTGAAAATATCTTTTTTCATGCTTTTGAAGATGGAACAGGTGAGATTTCTCTTCATGTGCTAGAGAAACAATCCAGTTTCCAGCTGATTTTAAAGGATAATGGAAAAGGAATTCACCAGGAAAAGCTGGAATCCTTGTTTAAGAAACCTCCTTCTTTAAAAAAAGGGGGAATTGGTTTAGATAATATTTACCAAAAGTTCAGATTCCACTTTGGCAAGCATTTTCTGATAGAAGCAGATTCTGAAATAGGAAAAGGAACGGCAATTTCAATCTATTGGCCAAAAAGGTGGGTTAAGAATGACAGACAACACACGTGA
- a CDS encoding response regulator has product MTDNTRELKVLLVDDDTIVRKGLKATVDWDKYGMRVAAEAPNGKRGWEEFLKHEPEIVITDIVMPEENGLDLARKIKAEFPQTKILLLSCHKDFEFAQEGLKLGASGYLLKTAFEDEDLNHFLSVFNKEIRGQVPDQIPSFQKKLLLWLQGDIEEKDFLLDADIFFKKEWKWLDSPFYVYILDKTPNPINFPVKSSNNLFLSLSEDRIVFFIEAAYQVRLLSYLSDENKDRFFNNWKYAGPFCGKEEWMASIRAISNVHHLQGNCREYPKVILFAIDYIVKHLSTPISVTEIAEAAGVSRSYLSTLFKSKTGLGIQSFINSKRVVMSKRLLSSSPLTIQEIADLTGIADAKYFSKWFKRCCGITPTEFRIKQKNENNQTNKSLS; this is encoded by the coding sequence ATGACAGACAACACACGTGAGCTAAAGGTCTTGCTCGTCGATGATGATACGATTGTCCGCAAGGGCCTAAAGGCGACAGTTGATTGGGACAAATATGGAATGAGAGTCGCAGCGGAAGCTCCTAATGGAAAAAGAGGCTGGGAAGAGTTTTTAAAACATGAGCCGGAAATAGTGATTACAGATATTGTGATGCCAGAGGAAAATGGCCTTGATTTAGCTAGGAAAATTAAAGCTGAATTTCCTCAAACAAAAATTTTGCTGCTAAGCTGTCATAAGGATTTTGAATTTGCTCAAGAAGGCCTTAAATTAGGAGCATCAGGCTATTTACTGAAAACAGCTTTTGAAGATGAAGACCTGAACCATTTTCTCTCAGTATTTAACAAGGAAATAAGGGGCCAAGTTCCCGACCAAATTCCCAGTTTTCAAAAGAAGTTATTGTTATGGCTTCAGGGAGATATTGAAGAGAAAGATTTTCTTTTAGATGCAGATATCTTCTTTAAGAAAGAATGGAAATGGTTAGATTCTCCGTTTTATGTATATATACTCGATAAGACCCCAAATCCTATTAATTTTCCGGTTAAGTCGTCCAATAATCTTTTCTTGAGCCTATCGGAAGATCGAATAGTTTTCTTTATTGAGGCAGCATATCAAGTCCGTCTTCTAAGTTATTTATCTGATGAAAATAAAGATCGATTTTTTAATAATTGGAAGTACGCTGGGCCTTTTTGCGGGAAAGAGGAATGGATGGCTTCCATTCGGGCAATAAGTAATGTGCATCATCTTCAAGGGAACTGCAGAGAGTATCCAAAAGTTATACTATTTGCAATAGACTATATCGTTAAACATTTATCCACACCTATATCAGTAACAGAAATAGCCGAAGCTGCAGGAGTAAGCAGAAGCTATTTGAGCACTCTGTTTAAAAGTAAAACAGGATTAGGCATTCAATCATTTATTAACAGCAAGAGGGTAGTTATGTCAAAAAGACTTTTGAGCTCCTCTCCGTTAACGATCCAGGAAATTGCCGATTTGACTGGCATCGCAGATGCAAAGTATTTCAGTAAATGGTTCAAGCGCTGTTGTGGAATTACGCCCACTGAATTTCGAATAAAACAAAAAAACGAAAATAATCAAACAAATAAATCCCTCAGTTAA